The following proteins are co-located in the Gemmatimonadaceae bacterium genome:
- a CDS encoding PorV/PorQ family protein, with amino-acid sequence MSLDTPARRSRGACRGFRWGFAHSSSVRGACAGIVLIAFLSMQAAAQSSEADGSLVLLLPVGAQSVGMGQAMVAERPGSESVWWNPAGLARLTKREAAIHHSETLAARGDAITFVLPSKTLGTAALSLNVLDFGNQQITDGTGLPVGLVLPRNILIAVSYAAAVGSRFSLGLTFKRLQYRVDCSGQCANVSTFSAATNALDLGVQYEMPAGIPIRLGAAVRNIGSRLELTDGDDADPLPTRIEAGASYGLKFIEKYVSDVSFRVAADIIATESAGDASARFGTVLTYQKTAHLRAGYIANDANGANAALGFGLGAGRLVFDIARTFGGLSADAGKTPAYVSLRYLF; translated from the coding sequence GTGTCACTCGACACCCCGGCCAGGCGGTCACGGGGCGCGTGCCGCGGCTTCCGCTGGGGCTTCGCGCATAGCTCATCTGTGCGCGGTGCATGCGCTGGCATCGTCCTGATTGCATTCTTGTCGATGCAGGCCGCTGCGCAATCCAGTGAGGCGGACGGTTCGCTTGTGCTGCTGCTGCCGGTCGGGGCTCAGTCAGTAGGGATGGGACAAGCCATGGTCGCAGAGCGGCCCGGAAGTGAGAGTGTATGGTGGAATCCGGCGGGGCTCGCCCGTCTGACGAAGCGTGAAGCCGCCATCCACCATTCGGAAACGCTGGCTGCCCGCGGGGATGCCATCACCTTCGTACTGCCCAGCAAAACTCTGGGGACTGCCGCCCTGTCATTGAACGTTCTCGATTTCGGAAACCAGCAGATTACTGATGGTACCGGGCTGCCGGTTGGACTGGTGCTGCCGCGCAACATCCTCATTGCCGTATCGTACGCGGCCGCGGTCGGCTCGCGATTCAGCCTTGGACTGACTTTCAAGCGCCTGCAATACCGGGTGGACTGTTCCGGGCAATGCGCAAACGTCTCCACCTTTTCGGCGGCAACCAACGCGCTCGACCTGGGGGTCCAGTACGAGATGCCAGCCGGGATTCCGATCCGCCTCGGAGCGGCGGTGCGCAACATCGGCAGCCGCCTCGAGCTGACTGACGGCGACGACGCAGACCCGCTCCCCACCCGCATTGAGGCGGGCGCGTCATACGGCCTGAAGTTCATCGAGAAATATGTTTCCGACGTCAGTTTTCGAGTGGCAGCCGACATCATCGCCACGGAATCGGCTGGCGATGCCTCAGCGCGCTTTGGCACTGTGCTCACATATCAGAAGACAGCACATCTTCGCGCGGGTTACATCGCGAACGATGCCAACGGAGCCAACGCCGCGCTTGGGTTTGGTCTCGGGGCCGGACGGCTTGTGTTCGATATCGCACGGACCTTCGGCGGATTGTCCGCAGACGCCGGGAAGACGCCCGCTTACGTTTCGCTGCGATACCTTTTCTGA
- a CDS encoding diguanylate cyclase, protein MALPDLSAVCYADLDHFKEYNDRYSYNKGDRVIRMLATLLHDVAKGLCGERAFVGHIGGDDFIFVIPYDDIADVGDEIVSTFDLLVRYQYSELDRRAGYCFGKDRRGVLDRVPLMTLLIGVVTNAQRVFTAARQVSRLATEMKTYAKTLSGSVYSMDRRTVDRLPAFETDRNTLPEVGGRE, encoded by the coding sequence ATGGCGTTGCCAGATCTGTCTGCCGTCTGCTACGCCGACCTCGATCATTTCAAGGAATACAACGACCGCTACAGTTATAATAAGGGCGATCGTGTCATCCGCATGCTGGCGACGCTGTTGCACGATGTCGCCAAGGGACTGTGTGGTGAACGCGCATTTGTGGGACACATCGGAGGCGATGACTTCATATTCGTCATACCATATGATGATATTGCCGATGTCGGCGACGAGATTGTATCGACGTTCGATCTGCTGGTTCGGTATCAGTACTCGGAGCTTGATCGCCGCGCAGGATATTGCTTTGGCAAGGATCGGCGCGGCGTGCTCGACCGGGTGCCCCTCATGACGTTGTTGATTGGAGTTGTAACAAACGCGCAGAGGGTTTTCACCGCTGCGCGTCAGGTCAGCAGGCTTGCAACCGAGATGAAGACCTACGCCAAGACGCTCAGCGGATCGGTGTACTCAATGGACAGGCGGACCGTCGACCGCTTGCCGGCATTCGAGACCGACCGAAATACCTTACCCGAGGTGGGAGGCAGGGAATGA
- a CDS encoding Trm112 family protein, with protein sequence MSLDAQLLEILVCPKCKGELEYREAESSLLCHACSLRYAIRDDIPIMLIDEATPI encoded by the coding sequence ATGAGCCTTGACGCGCAGTTGCTGGAGATACTTGTCTGCCCCAAATGCAAAGGCGAGCTCGAATATCGTGAAGCGGAGTCAAGCCTGCTCTGTCATGCCTGCTCTCTTCGGTATGCCATCCGAGATGACATCCCTATCATGCTGATCGATGAGGCGACACCGATTTAG
- the cax gene encoding calcium/proton exchanger, giving the protein MKFLYALLLFVPIAIAAELMHASSTVVFLLSAAAILPLSGLLGTATEELAGHTGSTIGGLMNATLGNFAELVIAALALRAGQIDLVKASITGSILGNLLLVLGAAQLAGGLKYKTQKINPNLAGLSSTLLMVAVLGLVVPAVFFAAHPDPLRVATGRMSVWVGSLLMLGYLLSLVYSMVTHKAAFNEGGDVAHHEEKPHWSLRKAIVVLVVAAATIGVLSEFLVSSVDEAATSIGLPTFFIGLIVIPIIGNAAEHSSAVLMAMKGRMDLAVGIAVGSSIQVALLIAPVLVFLGLAFGQPMDLAFTVMEVASVAVAVAIASSVMKDSESNWLEGAFLLIAYAAIGTAFFFY; this is encoded by the coding sequence ATGAAATTTCTTTACGCGCTTCTCCTATTCGTCCCCATCGCCATCGCTGCAGAATTGATGCACGCGTCGTCGACCGTCGTGTTTCTTCTCAGCGCCGCAGCCATCCTTCCGCTGTCGGGCCTTCTTGGAACAGCTACCGAAGAGCTGGCCGGCCACACCGGGTCGACTATCGGCGGTCTGATGAATGCGACCCTCGGAAATTTCGCCGAGCTCGTGATCGCGGCACTCGCTCTGCGTGCCGGTCAGATTGATCTGGTCAAGGCATCGATTACAGGATCGATACTCGGCAACCTGCTGCTTGTGCTCGGCGCGGCGCAGCTCGCTGGTGGCCTCAAGTACAAGACTCAGAAGATCAATCCCAATCTTGCCGGACTGAGCTCGACGCTGCTGATGGTTGCGGTGCTGGGGCTGGTAGTTCCCGCCGTTTTTTTCGCTGCACACCCTGACCCATTGAGAGTTGCCACTGGTCGCATGTCTGTCTGGGTTGGCAGTCTGCTGATGCTCGGATATCTGTTGTCGCTGGTCTACTCGATGGTGACTCACAAAGCCGCGTTCAACGAAGGCGGTGACGTTGCACACCACGAAGAGAAGCCACATTGGTCGCTCAGGAAAGCGATCGTGGTTCTCGTTGTGGCAGCTGCGACAATCGGCGTGTTGTCAGAGTTTCTTGTGAGCTCGGTCGATGAGGCGGCCACATCGATAGGACTGCCGACGTTTTTCATCGGACTCATCGTTATCCCGATCATTGGGAATGCTGCCGAACACAGCTCGGCGGTGCTGATGGCCATGAAGGGTCGGATGGACCTCGCCGTCGGCATCGCCGTCGGCTCGAGCATCCAGGTGGCGCTTCTGATCGCCCCGGTGCTGGTGTTTCTCGGCCTTGCGTTTGGCCAGCCAATGGATCTTGCTTTTACGGTCATGGAAGTCGCCAGCGTTGCGGTTGCGGTTGCTATTGCGTCTTCGGTGATGAAGGACTCCGAGTCGAACTGGCTGGAAGGCGCCTTTCTGCTGATTGCCTACGCCGCGATCGGCACGGCATTCTTCTTCTACTAG